Proteins co-encoded in one Brassica oleracea var. oleracea cultivar TO1000 chromosome C4, BOL, whole genome shotgun sequence genomic window:
- the LOC106338181 gene encoding F-box/kelch-repeat protein At4g38940-like, with product MASKTERDIESQAPALITSLPEDVVFDILARVPRREYPTLSLVSKYFRSLVASPGLYVRRSVLGFTEHCFYVLLYDDKSRDYRWYTLHRKANGKRSLVLIHLLPAKKLDATILSVGSSIYVFGGGRDGFLRIDCGLRTVEHLPNMPLHMSHKIADIIDGRIYVIGNNYDSMKKKKAMVVFNTEAKMWEPGMILRPNIDLGETLYGCVAMADKMYTTDKNKSFVYKPKEGIWETDEMLSSKTWRDACVVDDVLYYYDTDALQLRTYDSKHRCWGVVEGLKNLLHITLWSDWIGTTSCGGKLALCFSKESGCYPKGRA from the coding sequence ATGGCTTCCAAAACCGAGAGAGATATTGAGTCTCAAGCACCAGCTTTGATTACGTCACTTCCCGAGGACGTCGTGTTTGACATCTTAGCACGTGTTCCGAGGCGTGAGTATCCAACACTCTCCCTCGTTTCCAAGTATTTCCGATCACTTGTTGCTTCACCTGGGCTATACGTAAGACGATCCGTTTTAGGTTTCACCGAACACTGCTTCTATGTTCTCCTCTATGACGACAAATCACGTGACTACCGTTGGTATACTCTGCACCGGAAAGCCAACGGCAAACGCAGTTTGGTCCTTATCCACTTGCTTCCAGCTAAGAAGCTTGACGCAACCATTCTCTCTGTAGGCTCGAGCATTTATGTGTTTGGTGGTGGGAGAGATGGCTTTTTAAGAATTGACTGTGGACTTCGCACTGTGGAACACCTCCCCAACATGCCTTTGCACATGTCTCACAAAATTGCTGACATCATCGATGGGAGAATCTACGTAATTGGAAACAACTACGACTCGATGAAGAAGAAGAAGGCGATGGTGGTGTTCAATACAGAAGCAAAAATGTGGGAACCTGGGATGATATTAAGACCAAACATAGATCTAGGTGAGACGTTGTATGGTTGTGTCGCGATGGCTGATAAGATGTACACAACAGATAAAAATAAAAGCTTTGTTTACAAGCCAAAGGAGGGCATATGGGAAACGGACGAGATGCTGAGTTCTAAGACGTGGCGGGATGCGTGTGTAGTAGATGATGTATTGTACTATTACGATACGGATGCTCTACAGTTAAGAACATATGATTCAAAGCATAGGTGTTGGGGAGTGGTGGAAGGTTTGAAAAATTTGTTGCATATAACTTTATGGTCAGATTGGATAGGCACTACGAGCTGCGGTGGGAAACTGGCTTTGTGTTTTTCCAAAGAAAGTGGGTGTTATCCTAAAGGAAGAGCGTGA